A region of the Scatophagus argus isolate fScaArg1 chromosome 19, fScaArg1.pri, whole genome shotgun sequence genome:
TGCAAACACTCTTCATATTTCACCATTTATTGCTAGGGATTGACATAAATTGCAAGCCAATACAAATAATGTAGATGCTTAAAGTGTAATAAACCTTTTACTCACAAATTCCTGATACAATACAAAATGAACTACTAACCTGGACCATGACATCACCACCTCTCCCTTCTTCCTGATGACATTCTTGGCATAGATACCATTGGTGTACACAGAAGATGGTGACGATTTGGATTCGCTATCATCGTTGTTGCAATCCAGCACCACTTCTTCTGtactctcctcttcctcctttctggACCGCTTGGCTTTTGATTTCACATGGTGCTTCTTCCGTTTGCTACCTTTGCCACAATCCCTTCGGTCTTTCTCTGGTGTTACAGTCCCTTCTGCATTGGTGTAGCTTCTCTCTGAATCGGTCACCTCCATTTCACCTCTTTCTGTATCAAAAACTTTGGAATCCAACTCTGGGCTCCTTTGATTTCCTTCAGAGCATTCAGCAGGGTGATGTGGACTGTTCTCTGACTCAAACAAAAGAGCTGTCAAGGGACTTTGCTGAGTTGTCATGTCTTCCTTTCCGGAGCATGTTTGACTTGCATTCTCATCATCAACGACTGTGATACTTTCTCTGGTGGTTGCCTGGCTGATCCGCTCAAAGAATTTATCAGAGCTTTGAGTACCAAAGTGCAAACTGTTATTAGGAGTAGTAGTTTCATGAAGGCTTTTCAGAGACTCTGACAGTTTCTGTGAATCCTctggaaaacaaacttttaagGTGTTTTGTTGAGTTAACTTATTTTTCTGAGCTGCATCTTTTGTAAGTGTTAAACTCTCATCTTGAGTGAGATGGATATCTGCACCGGTGACAGCCTGACCGACCCCAGGGCATTCAGGAAGGTTAGACATGTTGTTCTCTGATGGTACACCATTTGAGGAAATACCCTTTGGTGATTTGTCAGAAAAAACTTGACTGTTTTGAGTTGCCACTCCATCTTCCCTACGTTGCTGATCTTCTTCTGTTAGCGTTTGGCCTAAGCTGTCATCAGCAGTGAGTGTGGTATCTGCACTTGTGGGGGTTTGACGAATCTTCACAATGAAATGATCATTGGACTTCTCCATCACTAGTGCCTGCATGGGCAAGTCAGGCTTGAATACAAAAGGTGTGGCAAGTACTTCCGAGGCCATGCTACTACTGGAGCCACAGCTGGAGTTGTCAGTGTCAAGGGCCAGGTGAATGTCCTGTTCTGTAGCATCTTCCCCATCCAGCAGAGCGTCCTCACTTATGTGGGCACTGATAACACTGTCTGGAGTGGACATGATGTGCATGTTTGATGGCTGTAGGAAGCTGAGATGGCTGTCTGACTTTAGAGGTGATGGAATGGTGAGAGAGACTGCCAGATCTTCAGCTAGAATGGAATACGACCTCTGTGAACTTGACTGTAGCATTGCTCTACTCTCTGATGGCACTTCTAACAAGCAACTTTCATCAAATAACGCTGGATTAAGTGGGATCTGACCTTTGGATCGTGGGGAGGACATCTTGCGAGGTGAAATGCTAGACCATGTTGCAATAAGTTTGGAAGGAGTATCAAATTTTGATGGAGAAAGCAGCTTAGATGGAGAGTCAAATTTAGTTGGAGTGGTGATGCTGATGAatctctctccatccttccttGGTGTACCAAGGGACCAAGTTGTGTTGTCTCCAGTGACCCCACTGGTTTCTAGTAAGTCAGAACCCTGCAGGAGACACTTGAAGATTTCTCCCATTTGAGTGTCCCTCaccaaattaaatgttaaactgGAGGCCTGCTGTTCTGTGAGTAGCTCAAAGTCAGTTTTGTCAAGCAAAGAGCCATTTTGAGAGACAGCCAAAGATGatatgttatttttctgtggaGTTGATGGAATATTTTCAGCAGGAAGTAAGTTGACAGTTTGTGTATTCAGGCAATTTGTTGGATGCAGATCAACATTCCTGTCTTTTTCCACAGGTGTGATTCTGATATCTTTGCCTCTGCTTCCAAGGCCTGTCTTGTAAGGTGCCACgggtttattttgattttggttggttggagcaCACTGTGCTTCCTTTTGATGACATTGTGGGTTCTTTGCAGGAGGCTGTCTAGAAACCTTCTCTTTCCCACTGGGCCTATTGTCCTTGGCCTGAGCTCTTATTGGTTTGCAAAGGCTCTTCATTGTTATGTAAACGTCCCTAAACAAGTAGTCAACTTGGACATCTACAAAATCCCACAACTTTTGCTTCAGATCAACTGCTTGTTGTTCAAATATGCGTTTCACTATACCATTATTTGATACTTTGCTAAATACAGATGCAATCAATTTCTTCAGCTTGGATTTCAGCTCTCCTTGCTGATTGGATATCTGACCAAAATGAGCACCATCCACAAATTCTAAAAAAGACTCCCGGAAGTTGTCCATCACACCATAGAAGCTCTTCTTGGGAAAGGTTTTATGAAGCTTCATGTACTTTTTTCGGATTTCAGAACGAACCAACTTGAATGTTTCCATTACTTCCTCTATGGTGGAAAACGAAGCTTTGGTGGCTGCGGGACAAACTGTTTTAAAACGACTCTTTGGACTTTGTGTCGACGCACCGGCTATCTCATTAGTTTCTTTTGATGCAACACACTGCTCTTTAGATGTCCTCTTTAACACAGTCTTAGGACTTGGTTTATTTCTGACTGGTGGTGCCAGCTTTGCCCTCTTGGTTGCAGGAGTGGGAGAACCTGCAGCTGCCTCATCACTTTCACTTAAAATTTCTCCTTCTTCCAGTTCATTATCAGAGAGGGTTGAAGTCAGGTCAGATACCTTGTCTACCAAGTTTTGCGTGTCATGTTTTGCCGTAGAACCCggatatttgttttctttgttcacaTCCAACTTCTTTGAGCTGCCATCAACCACTGTGCCGGAGAAATCTGCacattagaaagaaagaaactaagTGAAGAATTATGTCAGCATCTTATAATTATATCATATCAATTCTTCCTTGTAAAAACTCagtgcctacattacccacaatgcatgGATAGTTCAGTCAGAAATTTGAATGTGATGTGTGCAACTAATGAAGCCTGGAGGGATGTGGAGAGGGCTAGAGTGGTAGGGATACACAAtagttgttttggtttttttttttacagccaaTACCAATCAATAATTACCCCTTTTCAAGGCTAATACAAGTAAATATTTTCAAAGGATTTAGTGCAgtaaaacttttcatttcctctctgagtCACTGCAGAAGACACATTGCGTAATGCATTCAATCAAATCtatgaaaaatgtcacaacGGCAATGTCATTAGCTCTCTAATCTACATTGTGTGGCTCTACCCAAGTGCAGCAGTTTAATATCATGAGTGCAACAACAGTATGCTGcatgtgttcttcttcttctatttacTTGTTTATTGGGGGATcacaaacaaactttaaaagGTGCACACAGTCACCTACTGCATTGAATGTGTAGTAGGCTCGTGCCAATTGCTTTTTAGTACATTGATTTTAACAAACTTACTACCAGAATTAATATGTTACAAAAGTTTGCTGTTTTAAATTtttgcaaaatgcaaataacATATCAGGCAGTTTTTGTTAGATAGCTAACATTTCCTCAGTTGCAGTGACACAAGATCCATcagttattaaaacaaaaaagtgatgTGGCCCTGTTCTAGTAAAAACATGTGAGGAAATGTGACATCTAGAATAACCTGAATCCATTCATTTGGATTCATGATGGCAGGAAGTGATTCTGAGGCAAAAGCACAGTGTTGAATGtggagaaaacatgaaaatagaGACAATGAAGTTCTGATGATAAGACAACATGCCTAAAACATTACTAACAATCACAGCCATTGGATGTCTATCTATGAAAGTTTGACTCTAACATGACTTTTAATATCAGGTAAACTTTACCTTTCTCAAGGCTCTTTACATGACCTGGCTTGCCATGAACATGGAGATAACTTCTCTTAGTTATCCGTACAGGGCTCCTCAGAGGGCTTATGGCATCAGGGATCCTCTTCAAATTGCTCAGGGTGCGCATCATGGAGTCCTCATCGTGGAGTAATGGCACAGAACTGGAAGGCTCAGAGTTATTCTCATGGCTCTTCCCAGGACTGAAGCTCTTCTTTGGTGTGAAAGTGAGGTCATTGTACTTCTTTGGCAGTACCATCTCCTCCGTTGTACTGCTGACTTTGGACACTGCGATACAACCAGTAGAAGAACTTGGCTCACTTGCAATGTTACTGCTGTCGGTGGCATCTTCACTTGTCcgtgttaaaatgtaaatagcCTCAGGAAGACTCAGCCCTTCTTGTGGAAGTGATTCCAGGCTTATTGTACTGGATACGGCATCTGCATCTTTCTCGTTAATGGAGCTGGAAGCTGGAGGACACAGTCCTTCCTGACACTCCTGAGGTAGGATAGTGGGTGAAGTGGGCTTGGCCTTGTCAGGAACTTCTTCAGCTACCGGATTTTCCCTTGATGGTGAAGCAGCTGCGCCTTCTTTGACTGAATCCACAGGGAGGCTTTTCTGTACTAAATTTTCAGAAGTTCCATCTTTCAGTTGGACATTTGAATCGAGCACAGTGGGTTCGGGCACAGCAACAAATTGATCAGTATCGTTTATAAGGTCTACTTTTTGTAAAGAATTGCTTGTGTGTTGTTCAGAGGTGCTTCCAGATGTATCACCAACACCATCTGTAGCCTCCTGAGGTCCACATTCATTTACTTGGCTGTTTGAGGCCAACTTGGGTTTGTCCTCATAATTTTTTGAACTGTTCCAATTTGTAGCTTTCAGAGAACTACTCTCTGGTGATTTCTCACTGAGGTGAGCAAATGTCTCTGCAGTATCAAGGGACTGGCTATAAGCTGAGGTAGTTTGGACTGAATGGTCTTCAAGTTGCTTGTCAGCTGCAGGAGTTTCACTtctggttttctctctttttttgacaTGATTCACATCATCATGCCTCTGTACCTTTTCCAATCCTGGAGTTTTGGGGATATTTGATGGCTCAGCAACATCTTCCAATCCTGCTTCTACTTCACTGCAGTCCA
Encoded here:
- the casp8ap2 gene encoding CASP8-associated protein 2, whose protein sequence is MENIEINDASGLLVPDVNEDSVDIYDGLEINSSSTSDKSSANASQLKESMDLYEEIVTEEQKNRESVYSELKSRFEAAQNQIKELRRRLEQMELQNTGLNTENCRLKKNISALLRTAKMEVMRKDAEIQRLNQLSEKGRYHRPHINNLRDQNLSSRTSTDSSKSRPPPPPSSSPPPLPPASSLPPPPPPPHPHPPPRRAYPPPAPSSPPPPLPPLPASPSRKDHPPQEPSQPSRKESDNLTCRPSGSFIETGSSKVSSHSHSKSSSRADCDVPDKQTDQSARKSGSCSSTRRNESDKQKYKPREEKCQSQKLSDSTDRRHRTGSDPSKDCHVAEKNRSHKADRGTGQRYDSRSRTSKNYLNAEGHHRSERTRSPPSEILHSTTSSDDKKGRGRERRQDKFKMSTSDSEHSIAYSAAHSSKDSYNRDHKKIKTGDQHIRISDSKDREKTLNQHGEGHRDSSKEWKGDRLSKDCQRKEDRRHEDAINRKHKRSSSSETSREREKQRSKETDKSKVLVCNKERKEKTQEALKRSCKEPNITEKSSVEENSPNRKLCFMETLNLTLSPIKRPMLAVNASQDDPTPADKVVENRPDDDESSQPNVEDMCVIDELDCSEVEAGLEDVAEPSNIPKTPGLEKVQRHDDVNHVKKREKTRSETPAADKQLEDHSVQTTSAYSQSLDTAETFAHLSEKSPESSSLKATNWNSSKNYEDKPKLASNSQVNECGPQEATDGVGDTSGSTSEQHTSNSLQKVDLINDTDQFVAVPEPTVLDSNVQLKDGTSENLVQKSLPVDSVKEGAAASPSRENPVAEEVPDKAKPTSPTILPQECQEGLCPPASSSINEKDADAVSSTISLESLPQEGLSLPEAIYILTRTSEDATDSSNIASEPSSSTGCIAVSKVSSTTEEMVLPKKYNDLTFTPKKSFSPGKSHENNSEPSSSVPLLHDEDSMMRTLSNLKRIPDAISPLRSPVRITKRSYLHVHGKPGHVKSLEKDFSGTVVDGSSKKLDVNKENKYPGSTAKHDTQNLVDKVSDLTSTLSDNELEEGEILSESDEAAAGSPTPATKRAKLAPPVRNKPSPKTVLKRTSKEQCVASKETNEIAGASTQSPKSRFKTVCPAATKASFSTIEEVMETFKLVRSEIRKKYMKLHKTFPKKSFYGVMDNFRESFLEFVDGAHFGQISNQQGELKSKLKKLIASVFSKVSNNGIVKRIFEQQAVDLKQKLWDFVDVQVDYLFRDVYITMKSLCKPIRAQAKDNRPSGKEKVSRQPPAKNPQCHQKEAQCAPTNQNQNKPVAPYKTGLGSRGKDIRITPVEKDRNVDLHPTNCLNTQTVNLLPAENIPSTPQKNNISSLAVSQNGSLLDKTDFELLTEQQASSLTFNLVRDTQMGEIFKCLLQGSDLLETSGVTGDNTTWSLGTPRKDGERFISITTPTKFDSPSKLLSPSKFDTPSKLIATWSSISPRKMSSPRSKGQIPLNPALFDESCLLEVPSESRAMLQSSSQRSYSILAEDLAVSLTIPSPLKSDSHLSFLQPSNMHIMSTPDSVISAHISEDALLDGEDATEQDIHLALDTDNSSCGSSSSMASEVLATPFVFKPDLPMQALVMEKSNDHFIVKIRQTPTSADTTLTADDSLGQTLTEEDQQRREDGVATQNSQVFSDKSPKGISSNGVPSENNMSNLPECPGVGQAVTGADIHLTQDESLTLTKDAAQKNKLTQQNTLKVCFPEDSQKLSESLKSLHETTTPNNSLHFGTQSSDKFFERISQATTRESITVVDDENASQTCSGKEDMTTQQSPLTALLFESENSPHHPAECSEGNQRSPELDSKVFDTERGEMEVTDSERSYTNAEGTVTPEKDRRDCGKGSKRKKHHVKSKAKRSRKEEEESTEEVVLDCNNDDSESKSSPSSVYTNGIYAKNVIRKKGEVVMSWSRDEDRAILIDLKSKGASRETFSALSEKLNKPSGQIAHRFYQLMKLYKKQEKRDT